The Saccharothrix variisporea genome has a segment encoding these proteins:
- a CDS encoding DsbA family protein yields the protein MGGAERNARKKKQEQQAARAVAAARGSSGDRNKVVIGVVVVVVLALVVIGGVIWTSKSSSSSDLKPPTEVAGVNAPIVREGGVVVVGKDSAKATIDLYEDFLCPACGQFKKIYGAQIKQEIEKGTLRVRYHAMPFLVKLSKPEGYSRDAANAALCAADQGKFWQLHEALFAAQPEEGGPGYTKDKLVQIGTDLGLATDKFKPCVDAGTYEKDAQAELDAVRQQPFFKGTPSVAHNGQGVDVGDEDWIKKLVG from the coding sequence GTGGGTGGCGCTGAGCGCAACGCTCGGAAGAAGAAGCAGGAGCAGCAGGCGGCCAGGGCGGTGGCCGCGGCACGCGGGTCGAGCGGGGACCGGAACAAGGTCGTCATCGGCGTCGTGGTGGTCGTGGTGCTGGCGCTGGTGGTCATCGGCGGGGTGATCTGGACGTCCAAGTCGTCGTCGTCCTCGGACTTGAAGCCGCCCACCGAAGTAGCCGGCGTCAACGCACCGATCGTCCGCGAGGGCGGTGTGGTCGTGGTCGGCAAGGACAGCGCCAAGGCCACCATCGACCTGTACGAGGACTTCCTGTGCCCGGCGTGCGGGCAGTTCAAGAAGATCTACGGCGCCCAGATCAAGCAGGAGATCGAGAAGGGCACCCTGCGCGTCCGCTACCACGCGATGCCGTTCCTGGTGAAGCTGTCCAAGCCCGAGGGCTACTCCCGCGACGCGGCCAACGCGGCGCTGTGCGCAGCCGACCAGGGCAAGTTCTGGCAGCTGCACGAGGCGCTGTTCGCGGCCCAGCCCGAGGAGGGCGGCCCCGGCTACACCAAGGACAAGCTGGTGCAGATCGGGACCGACCTGGGCTTGGCGACCGACAAGTTCAAGCCGTGCGTCGACGCCGGGACGTACGAGAAGGACGCCCAGGCGGAGCTGGACGCCGTGCGTCAGCAACCGTTCTTCAAGGGCACGCCGAGCGTGGCCCACAACGGCCAGGGCGTCGACGTGGGCGACGAGGACTGGATCAAGAAGCTGGTGGGCTGA
- a CDS encoding MFS transporter: MPGIETTSKPRLPSEVWVLVAASFIIAIGFGIVAPVLPAYAKGFDVGTTAVSAIVSAFALVRLLFAPVSGRLVGRFGETRIYVWGILIVALGTAACGFATAYWQLLVFRSFAGVGSTMFTVAAVGLLIRITPAPLRGRASGLWATGFLLGNIAGPIVGAGLAEISIRVPFVVYAVALILAATVVWWFLRRSTLAALDSAPQATMTVGQALGSPAYRATLASGFANAWAVFGVRISLVPLFVVEALYGSPAVAGISLSVFAAGNAAVLMVSGKLSDSIGRKPVALAGLLVSAGGTIWLGFTTNVPMFMAASLISGIGAGLLNPPQNAVVADVIGAKAKGGPVLAAFQMVGDCGAIIGPLLAGLLVDHVSYSAAFTLTGSMMLVAVVFWLFAPETLPREPSEHVAEVVANECGAMDEGPEVPTGERLAGRPRQPDA, translated from the coding sequence GTGCCGGGGATCGAGACCACGTCCAAGCCCCGGTTGCCCAGCGAGGTGTGGGTGCTCGTCGCGGCGAGCTTCATCATCGCCATCGGCTTCGGCATCGTCGCGCCCGTCCTGCCCGCCTACGCCAAGGGCTTCGACGTCGGCACCACCGCCGTGTCCGCGATCGTCAGCGCGTTCGCCCTGGTCCGGCTGCTGTTCGCGCCGGTCAGCGGGCGGCTGGTGGGCCGGTTCGGCGAGACCCGGATCTACGTGTGGGGCATCCTCATCGTGGCGCTGGGCACGGCCGCCTGCGGCTTCGCCACCGCGTACTGGCAGCTGCTGGTGTTCCGGTCGTTCGCCGGCGTCGGCTCGACCATGTTCACCGTCGCGGCCGTGGGCCTGCTCATCCGGATCACCCCGGCACCGCTGCGCGGGCGGGCGTCCGGGCTGTGGGCGACCGGGTTCCTGCTGGGCAACATCGCCGGACCGATCGTCGGCGCGGGCCTGGCCGAGATCTCCATCCGCGTGCCGTTCGTGGTCTACGCGGTCGCGCTGATCCTCGCGGCGACGGTGGTGTGGTGGTTCCTGCGGCGGTCCACGCTGGCCGCGCTGGACTCCGCGCCGCAGGCCACGATGACCGTCGGCCAGGCACTGGGGTCGCCCGCCTACCGCGCCACGCTCGCGTCCGGCTTCGCCAACGCCTGGGCGGTGTTCGGCGTGCGGATCTCGCTCGTGCCGCTGTTCGTGGTGGAGGCCCTGTACGGCAGCCCGGCGGTGGCGGGCATCTCGCTGTCGGTGTTCGCCGCCGGCAACGCGGCCGTGCTCATGGTCTCCGGCAAGCTGTCCGACAGCATCGGGCGCAAGCCGGTGGCGCTGGCCGGCCTCCTGGTGTCCGCCGGCGGCACGATCTGGCTCGGGTTCACCACGAACGTGCCGATGTTCATGGCCGCCTCGCTGATCTCGGGCATCGGCGCGGGCCTGCTCAACCCGCCGCAGAACGCGGTCGTGGCCGACGTCATCGGCGCCAAGGCCAAGGGCGGCCCGGTGCTGGCGGCGTTCCAGATGGTCGGCGACTGCGGCGCGATCATCGGCCCGCTGCTGGCCGGCCTCCTGGTCGACCACGTGTCCTACAGCGCCGCGTTCACCCTTACGGGGTCGATGATGCTCGTGGCGGTCGTGTTCTGGTTGTTCGCGCCCGAGACCCTGCCGCGCGAGCCGTCCGAGCACGTCGCGGAGGTCGTGGCCAACGAGTGCGGTGCGATGGACGAGGGTCCCGAGGTGCCCACGGGGGAGCGTCTAGCGGGTCGACCGCGTCAGCCGGACGCGTGA
- a CDS encoding GNAT family N-acetyltransferase, which yields MVDPLRDPDDPELLDPYRARELAGLVEAARLASGAVRYGRVGRVGCAQVVVNPDNPLPGGNHACALDGSSAEVAGTLMRLEQTFADVGRAEAVVYASPTTVAEIEGIADDAGWYAVEEALAVVHRGPAEVAPSVRRAVDADLRGMAALLADDLGAEPVRLAKHLWQRLDDPRCVFLAVDDGDRLAGFASGFADRGVGLVEHVVVRPARRRRGVGSALVSAAVAALRDLGALLVAAHVAEGGAGERFAEACGFGSGYPVTAYARRVDELLD from the coding sequence GTGGTCGACCCGCTGAGAGATCCCGACGACCCCGAGCTGCTCGACCCGTACCGCGCCCGCGAGCTGGCCGGGCTGGTGGAGGCGGCACGGCTGGCGTCCGGCGCCGTCCGGTACGGGCGGGTCGGTCGCGTGGGCTGCGCGCAGGTCGTGGTCAACCCGGACAACCCGCTGCCCGGCGGCAACCACGCGTGCGCGCTGGACGGGTCGTCCGCCGAGGTCGCGGGCACGTTGATGCGCCTGGAGCAAACGTTTGCGGACGTGGGGCGGGCGGAGGCCGTGGTGTACGCCTCGCCGACCACGGTCGCCGAGATCGAGGGCATCGCCGACGACGCCGGCTGGTACGCGGTCGAGGAGGCGCTCGCGGTCGTGCACCGCGGGCCGGCGGAGGTGGCGCCGTCCGTGCGGCGGGCCGTCGACGCGGATCTCCGGGGCATGGCCGCGCTGCTCGCCGACGACCTCGGCGCGGAACCCGTGCGGCTGGCCAAGCACCTGTGGCAGCGGCTGGACGACCCGCGGTGCGTGTTCCTCGCCGTGGACGACGGCGACCGGCTCGCCGGGTTCGCGAGCGGGTTCGCCGATCGTGGGGTGGGGCTGGTCGAGCACGTCGTCGTGCGGCCCGCCCGGCGGCGGCGCGGGGTCGGATCGGCGCTGGTCAGTGCTGCTGTGGCGGCGTTGCGGGACCTGGGGGCGTTGCTGGTCGCCGCGCACGTGGCCGAGGGCGGTGCGGGGGAGCGGTTCGCGGAGGCGTGCGGGTTCGGAAGTGGGTATCCCGTAACCGCCTATGCACGCAGAGTCGACGAGTTGTTGGATTGA
- a CDS encoding glycosyltransferase has protein sequence MGKWGVLGAAVTVARAAWTIKTWREVRELPREAVDWGSVTAVVPARDEEASIDRCLTGLRAQEYGDLRIVVVDDASTDRTAEIVRRHAAEDPRVTLVESSGPPSGWAGKVHALHVGTADVRSDWLLYVDADTEAAPDLVGRLLAAAKVEGVDLVSAAGRSTTSNAGWWLLLPPVNTVLFEGGSVDGSRGKALAIGHCILVRREACERAGGWRAIAGSRSDDIDFATLVRDTGGRTRLVDTGESLHTSGLATFGLTYRSMRKSLTAGMSEQGPTTAFLLLGAIGLAHVAYGVVPVVTTLRGSKPGAVAWLGQALAHWAYFRRVGQPGAAAVVAPVGSIAFGVLALDTAWRTLRGGATWKGREVRG, from the coding sequence ATGGGGAAATGGGGTGTCCTCGGCGCGGCGGTGACGGTGGCCCGTGCGGCCTGGACGATCAAGACGTGGCGTGAGGTGCGCGAGCTGCCGCGCGAGGCCGTGGACTGGGGCTCGGTCACCGCGGTCGTGCCCGCGCGCGACGAGGAAGCCTCGATCGACCGGTGCCTGACCGGCCTGCGCGCGCAGGAGTACGGCGACCTGCGGATCGTGGTCGTGGACGACGCCTCGACCGACCGGACCGCCGAGATCGTGCGCCGGCACGCGGCGGAGGACCCGCGCGTCACGCTCGTGGAGAGCTCCGGTCCGCCGTCGGGGTGGGCGGGCAAGGTGCACGCGCTGCACGTGGGCACCGCCGACGTCCGCTCGGACTGGCTGCTCTACGTCGACGCGGACACCGAGGCCGCGCCGGACCTGGTCGGGCGGCTGCTCGCGGCGGCGAAGGTCGAGGGCGTGGACCTGGTGTCCGCCGCCGGCCGGTCGACCACCTCGAACGCGGGCTGGTGGCTGCTGCTGCCGCCGGTGAACACGGTGCTGTTCGAGGGCGGGTCGGTGGACGGCAGTCGCGGCAAGGCGCTGGCCATCGGGCACTGCATCCTGGTCCGGCGCGAGGCGTGCGAACGGGCCGGCGGGTGGCGGGCGATCGCCGGGTCCCGCAGCGACGACATCGACTTCGCCACGCTCGTGCGCGACACCGGTGGGCGCACGCGGCTGGTGGACACGGGGGAGTCGCTGCACACGTCGGGCCTGGCCACGTTCGGCCTCACGTACCGGTCGATGCGCAAGAGCCTCACCGCGGGCATGTCCGAGCAGGGGCCGACGACGGCGTTCCTGCTGCTCGGCGCGATCGGGTTGGCGCACGTCGCCTACGGGGTGGTGCCGGTCGTGACGACCCTGCGCGGGTCCAAGCCGGGCGCCGTGGCGTGGCTGGGGCAGGCGTTGGCGCACTGGGCGTACTTCCGGCGCGTCGGGCAGCCGGGGGCGGCGGCGGTGGTGGCGCCGGTCGGGTCGATCGCGTTCGGGGTGCTGGCGTTGGACACGGCGTGGCGGACGCTGCGCGGGGGTGCCACGTGGAAAGGCCGTGAGGTACGGGGTTGA
- the hrpB gene encoding ATP-dependent helicase HrpB, with translation MELPITGVLDELVRTLDAHGTTVLVAPPGTGKTTLVPLALEGRVVVAEPRRIAARAAAARMASLLGEPVGKTVGYSVRGDRKTSRDTRIEVVTSGLLVRRLQHDPELSGVDTVLLDECHERHLDADLLLALLLDARAGLRPDLKLLATSATVAADRLAGLLGDAPVLRVTAQTHPLEIAYTPPLRGERIEACVARAVRRALSEVDGDVLAFLPGVAEIRRCTALLDGVDVVPLHGRLGSGVQDAALRPGTRRRVVLATAIAESSLTVPGVRAVVDSGLSRVPRVDHRRGLSGLATVRVSAAVADQRAGRAGREAVGKVYRCWPEHEHSTLPRYPEPEIRTADLTRLALELACWGVPTGEGLSWWDAPPPGALDAGRSVLRALGALDPDVTDRGRKMADLGLHPRLARALLDGAALVGARTAAEVVAVLDNDRTAASVELSTRDADPREARRLAALVEGVSGGRNVEDAVALVVALAYPERLARRRSPGSPVYLMAGGTAAELPAGALGDAEWLAVAVADREPGRSHGRIRLAARASEDLARQAAPTLLVEEDDVRWDGDVVANRVLKLGAITLSAKPLRDPGATRSALLEGLRAEGLGLLRWSADATRTRERLAFLHRVLGEPWPDPTDDALLSVLDLGTARRRADLAKIDAEPAVRALLPWPAAARFDEWAPDRLEVPSGSRIRVDYSGPEPVLPVKVQEVFGWTDTPRLADGRAPVVLHLLSPAGRPTAVTGDLASFWRTGYPQVRAELRGRYPKHRWPEDPFTAAPARR, from the coding sequence GTGGAGCTGCCGATCACCGGGGTCTTGGACGAACTCGTGCGCACCCTGGACGCACACGGCACCACGGTCCTGGTCGCCCCACCGGGCACCGGCAAGACGACCCTCGTGCCGCTCGCGCTGGAGGGCCGGGTCGTGGTCGCCGAACCCCGGCGCATCGCGGCCCGCGCCGCCGCCGCGCGCATGGCGAGCCTGCTGGGCGAACCGGTCGGGAAGACCGTGGGCTACTCGGTGCGCGGTGACCGGAAGACCTCCCGCGACACGCGGATCGAGGTGGTGACGTCCGGTCTGCTGGTGCGGCGGTTGCAGCACGACCCCGAGCTGTCGGGCGTGGACACCGTGCTGCTGGACGAGTGCCACGAGCGGCACCTGGACGCGGACCTGCTGCTGGCGCTGCTGCTGGACGCGCGGGCGGGGCTGCGTCCGGACCTGAAGCTGCTGGCGACCTCGGCGACCGTGGCGGCGGACCGGTTGGCCGGGCTGCTCGGGGACGCGCCGGTGCTCCGCGTGACCGCGCAGACCCACCCGCTGGAGATCGCCTACACGCCACCGCTGCGGGGTGAGCGGATCGAGGCGTGCGTCGCGCGGGCCGTCCGCCGCGCACTGTCCGAAGTCGACGGTGACGTGCTGGCGTTCCTGCCCGGGGTGGCCGAGATCCGGCGTTGCACGGCGTTGTTGGACGGCGTGGACGTGGTCCCGCTGCACGGCCGGCTCGGGTCCGGCGTGCAGGACGCGGCGCTGCGGCCCGGCACGCGGCGGCGGGTGGTGCTGGCGACCGCGATCGCCGAGTCGAGCCTGACCGTGCCGGGTGTGCGGGCCGTGGTGGACTCGGGGTTGTCGCGCGTGCCGCGAGTGGACCACCGGCGCGGGTTGTCCGGGCTGGCGACCGTGCGGGTGAGCGCGGCCGTGGCCGACCAGCGCGCGGGCCGGGCGGGGCGCGAGGCGGTGGGCAAGGTGTACCGGTGCTGGCCGGAGCACGAGCACAGCACGTTGCCGCGCTACCCGGAGCCGGAGATCCGCACCGCCGACCTGACCCGGTTGGCGCTGGAGCTGGCCTGTTGGGGCGTGCCGACCGGCGAGGGACTGAGCTGGTGGGACGCCCCGCCGCCGGGCGCGTTGGACGCGGGCCGCTCGGTCCTGCGGGCGCTGGGCGCACTCGACCCCGACGTCACGGACCGGGGCCGGAAGATGGCCGACCTCGGCCTGCACCCACGCCTGGCCCGCGCCCTGCTCGACGGGGCTGCGCTGGTCGGCGCGCGAACGGCCGCCGAGGTGGTGGCCGTGCTCGACAACGACCGCACCGCCGCGAGCGTCGAGCTGTCCACCCGCGACGCCGACCCGCGCGAAGCCCGCCGCCTCGCCGCCCTGGTGGAGGGCGTCTCCGGTGGACGAAATGTCGAGGACGCCGTCGCGCTGGTGGTCGCGCTCGCGTACCCGGAACGGTTGGCGCGCAGGCGGTCCCCTGGTTCGCCGGTCTACCTGATGGCCGGCGGGACGGCGGCGGAACTGCCGGCGGGGGCGTTGGGCGACGCGGAGTGGCTCGCCGTCGCGGTCGCCGACCGGGAGCCGGGGCGCAGTCACGGGCGGATCCGGCTGGCCGCGCGGGCGTCCGAGGACCTGGCCCGCCAGGCGGCGCCGACCCTGCTGGTCGAGGAGGACGACGTCCGCTGGGACGGTGACGTCGTCGCCAACCGGGTGCTCAAGCTGGGCGCGATCACGTTGTCCGCCAAGCCCTTGCGCGATCCGGGGGCGACCAGGTCCGCGCTGCTCGAAGGCCTGCGCGCAGAAGGCCTCGGCCTCCTGCGCTGGTCCGCCGATGCCACCCGGACCCGCGAGCGGCTGGCGTTCCTGCACCGCGTCCTGGGCGAGCCGTGGCCCGACCCGACCGACGACGCCCTGCTGTCCGTCCTGGACCTGGGCACCGCCCGCCGCCGCGCCGACCTGGCGAAGATCGACGCCGAACCGGCGGTGCGGGCGCTGCTGCCGTGGCCGGCGGCGGCGCGGTTCGACGAGTGGGCGCCGGACCGGCTGGAGGTGCCGTCCGGGTCGCGCATCCGGGTGGACTACTCGGGTCCGGAGCCGGTGCTGCCGGTCAAGGTGCAGGAGGTGTTCGGCTGGACCGACACCCCGCGGCTCGCGGACGGTCGTGCGCCGGTCGTGCTGCACCTGCTGTCCCCGGCGGGCCGGCCCACGGCGGTGACCGGCGACCTGGCGTCGTTCTGGCGCACCGGCTATCCCCAGGTGCGCGCGGAACTGCGGGGCCGCTACCCCAAGCACCGCTGGCCGGAGGACCCCTTCACCGCCGCCCCCGCCCGGCGCTAG